From the Anolis sagrei isolate rAnoSag1 chromosome 12, rAnoSag1.mat, whole genome shotgun sequence genome, one window contains:
- the NAXE gene encoding NAD(P)H-hydrate epimerase → MRPSEGSPEGGSKEEDPRMWLGGGARLLGLGLLLAHRGPGWAQRCSGKRGPWAKTLPAPSCRAAPAAATVSSMAGPKLLGQKEAQALDQELFESYKFSVDQLMELAGLSCATAIAMAYPVGSFASSPPAVLVVCGPGNNGGDGLVCARHLKMFGYEPTVHYPKRPSKALFEGLVTQCQKMDIPFLPEFPPEAGLIDELYGLVVDAIFGFSFQGAVREPFAGILGVLEKVTLPIASIDIPSGWDVEKGHPEGIQPDLLISLTAPKMAAKHFGGRYHFLGGRFVPKALEEKYGLRLPPYPETDCVLRLS, encoded by the exons ATGCGCCCCTCCGAGGGAAGTCCGGAAGGCGGAAGCAAAGAGGAGGATCCCCGGATGTGGTTGGGCGGCGGGGCGCGGCTGCTGGGCCTGGGCCTCCTCCTCGCCCACAGGGGGCCTGGCTGGGCGCAGCGCTGCTCCGGAAAGAGGGGCCCCTGGGCCAAGACACTTCCGGCACCCTCCTGCCGGGCCGCTCCCGCCGCCGCCACCGTCTCCTCTATGGCCGGGCCCAAGTTGCTCGG GCAGAAGGAGGCGCAGGCGCTGGACCAGGAGCTCTTTGAGTCCTACAAGTTCAGCGTGGACCAGTTGATGGAGCTGGCCGGACTCAGCTGCGCCACCGCCATCGCCATG GCCTACCCGGTGGGCTCCTTTGCGTCCAGCCCTCCGGCCGTTCTGGTCGTCTGCGGCCCCGGAAACAACGGAGGAGACGGGCTGGTCTGCGCACGACACCTCAAGATGTTT GGCTATGAGCCGACGGTGCATTACCCGAAGCGTCCCTCCAAGGCCCTTTTCGAAGGGCTGGTCACTCAGTGCCAGAAGATGGACATCCCCTTCCTGCCCGAGTTCCCCCCCGAG GCGGGGCTCATAGACGAGCTGTACGGGCTGGTGGTGGACGCCATCTTTGGCTTCAGCTTCCAGGGGGCCGTCCGAGAGCCCTTTGCGGGCATCCTCGGCGTCCTGGAGAAGGTCACCCTCCCCATCGCCAGCATCGACATCCCCTCCG GCTGGGACGTGGAGAAGGGGCACCCGGAGGGCATCCAGCCGGACCTCCTGATCTCGCTGACGGCCCCCAAGATGGCGGCCAAGCACTTTGGGGGCCGCTACCACTTCCTGGGGGGCCGCTTTGTGCCCAAGGCCCTGGAGGAGAAGTACGGCCTCCGACTGCCCCCCTACCCGGAGACCGACTGCGTCCTGCGCCTTTCctga